A genomic stretch from Oreochromis niloticus isolate F11D_XX linkage group LG11, O_niloticus_UMD_NMBU, whole genome shotgun sequence includes:
- the LOC100691393 gene encoding polyadenylate-binding protein 1 — translation MNPSAPSYPMASLYVGDLHPDVTEAMLYEKFSPAGPILSIRVCRDMITRRSLGYAYVNFQQPADAERALDTMNFDVIKGRPLRIMWSQRDPSLRKSGVGNIFIKNLDKSIDNKALYDTFSAFGNILSCKVVCDENGSKGYGFVHFETHEAAERAIEKMNGMLLNDRKVFVGRFKSRKEREAELGARAREFTNVYIKNFGEDMDDEKLKELFSKYGPALSIRVMTDESGKSKGFGFVSFERHEDAQKAVDEMNGKELNGRQVYVGRAQKKGERQNELKRKFEQMKQDRMTRYQGVNLYVKNLDDGLDDERLRKEFSPFGTITSAKVMMEGGRSKGFGFVCFSSPEEATKAVTEMNGRIVATKPLYVALAQRKEERQAHLTNQYMQRMATVRAVPNPVLNPYQPAPPSGYFMAAIPQAQNRAAYYSANQLAQLRPGPRWATQGVRPQHFQNMPNAMRPTAPRPQPLNTIRAAATTNTQVPRMMASQRIPTQAVNQRPANASAAAAPVRAMPQYKYAAGVRNTQQHMASQPQVTMQQPAVHVQGQEPLTASMLAAAPPQEQKQMLGERLFPLIQNMHPSLAGKITGMLLEIDNSELLHMLESPESLRSKVDEAVAVLQAHQAKEAAQKSSTPAGVPSV, via the exons ATGAATCCCAGCGCGCCTAGCTACCCGATGGCCTCCCTGTATGTGGGAGACCTGCACCCAGACGTTACCGAAGCCATGCTATACGAGAAATTCAGCCCGGCTGGACCCATCCTCTCCATTAGAGTATGCAGAGACATGATCACCCGTCGCTCCCTAGGCTATGCCTATGTGAACTTCCAACAGCCAGCTGACG ccGAAAGAGCTTTGGACACCATGAACTTTGATGTAATAAAAGGCAGGCCTCTCCGTATCATGTGGTCTCAGCGTGACCCCTCGCTGAGGAAGAGTGGGGTGGGAAACATCTTCATCAAGAATCTGGACAAATCTATCGATAACAAGGCCCTGTATGATACCTTCTCTGCATTTGGAAATATCCTGTCCTGCAAG GTGGTTTGTGATGAAAATGGCTCAAAGGGTTACGGCTTTGTGCACTTTGAGACCCATGAAGCTGCTGAACGGGCCATTGAGAAAATGAACGGCATGTTGCTCAATGACAGAAAAGT ATTTGTTGGGCGCTTCAAATCGCGTAAAGAGAGGgaagctgagcttggagcacgAGCCAGAGAGTTTACTAACGTTTATATCAAGAACTTTGGTGAGGACATGGATGATGAGAAGCTGAAGGAGTTGTTTAGCAAATATG GGCCTGCCCTCAGTATCCGGGTTATGACTGATGAAAGTGGCAAATCCAAGGGATTTGGCTTTGTCAGCTTCGAGAGGCATGAAGATGCCCAGAAG gCTGTAGATGAAATGAATGGTAAAGAACTGAATGGCAGGCAAGTCTATGTGGGCCGTGCACAGAAGAAAGGGGAGCGGCAGAATGAGCTCAAACGCAAATTTGAGCAGATGAAACAGGATCGCATGACCAGATATCAG GGTGTCAATCTGTATGTGAAGAACCTGGATGATGGCCTTGATGACGAGCGTCTGCGCAAAGAATTCTCCCCATTTGGCACCATAACAAGTGCTAAG GTGATGATGGAGGGTGGACGGAGCAAAGGCTTTGGCTTTGTGTGCTTCTCTTCTCCAGAAGAGGCCACTAAagctgtaacagagatgaatGGGCGTATTGTGGCTACAAAGCCACTGTATGTGGCCCTTGCCCAGCGGAAAGAGGAGCGTCAGGCTCATCTAACCAACCAGTACATGCAAAGGATGGCCACTGTCCGAGCTGTGCCCAACCCTGTCCTTAACCCATACCAGCCTGCTCCACCCTCAGGATATTTCATGGCGGCTATCCCACAG GCTCAGAACCGTGCTGCATACTACTCTGCCAACCAGCTGGCCCAGCTGCGCCCTGGCCCCCGTTGGGCCACTCAAGGAGTGCGTCCTCAGC ACTTCCAGAACATGCCCAATGCTATGCGCCCAACAGCACCCAGGCCTCAGCCCTTAAACACCATCCGTGCAGCTGCCACCACCAACACCCAGGTCCCACGCATGATGGCTTCTCAGCGTATCC CCACACAGGCGGTCAACCAGCGCCCTGCCAATGCTTCAGCTGCCGCAGCCCCAGTGCGTGCCATGCCGCAGTACAAATATGCAGCTGGTGTGCGCAACACTCAGCAGCACATGGCCTCCCAGCCACAGGTCACCATGCAGCAG ccGGCAGTCCATGTCCAAGGACAGGAGCCTCTAACTGCCTCCATGCTGGCTGCAGCCCCACCTCAGGAACAGAAGCAGATGCTGG GTGAGCGTCTGTTCCCTCTGATCCAGAACATGCACCCCAGCCTGGCTGGCAAGATCACTGGTATGCTGCTGGAGATTGACAACTCAGAGCTGCTTCACATGCTTGAGTCACCTGAGTCGTTGCGCTCAAAG GTGGATGAGGCTGTTGCTGTGCTCCAGGCCCACCAGGCCAAGGAGGCTGCTCAGAAGTCCTCCACCCCTGCTGGTGTTCCCAGCGTCTAA
- the LOC100691663 gene encoding 14-3-3 protein zeta/delta — protein MSEAPQKELVQKAKLAEQAERYDDMAALMKSVTEEGQELSNEERNLLSVAYKNVVGARRSSWRVVSSIEQKTEGSEKKVALAKEYREKIETELKEICHDVLGLLDKYLIPNATAAESKVFYLKMKGDYYRYLAEVATGDNKKGIISNSQEAYQAAFDISKSEMQPTHPIRLGLALNFSVFYYEILNIPEEACKLAKQAFDDAIAELDTLSEDSYKDSTLIMQLLRDNLTLWTSDNQVEGEDSEPRD, from the exons ATGTCTGAGGCACCTCAGAAGGAACTGGTGCAAAAGGCCAAGCTGGCCGAGCAGGCTGAGCGTTATGATGACATGGCTGCTCTGATGAAGTCTGTGACAGAGGAAGGCCAGGAGCTGTCGAACGAGGAGCGCAACCTGTTGTCAGTGGCATACAAGAATGTGGTGGGTGCCCGTCGGTCCTCGTGGCGCGTGGTCTCCAGCATTGAGCAGAAGACCGAGGGCTCTGAAAAGAAGGTAGCCTTAGCCAAGGAATACCGGGAGAAGATTGAGACAGAGCTGAAAGAAATCTGCCATGATGTGCTG gGTCTCTTGGACAAGTATCTTATTCCAAACGCTACAGCAGCAGAGAGTAAAGTCTTTTACTTGAAAATGAAAGGCGATTACTATCGCTACTTAGCGGAGGTGGCTACAGGAGACAACAAGAAAG GCATCATTTCAAATTCACAGGAAGCCTACCAAGCCGCCTTTGATATCAGCAAAAGTGAAATGCAGCCCACACACCCAATCCGTCTTGGTCTTGCCCTTAACTTCTCAGTTTTCTACTATGAGATCCTCAACATACCTGAAGAAGCCTGCAAGCTCGCCAAGCAG GCCTTTGACGATGCCATTGCAGAGCTTGACACCCTGAGTGAAGACTCATACAAAGACAGCACACTAATCATGCAGCTATTGAGAGATAATTTGACG CTGTGGACCTCGGACAACCAGGTTGAAGGCGAGGATTCAGAGCCAAGAGATTGA
- the LOC100691931 gene encoding zinc finger protein 706 yields MARGHQKFQSQQKNAKKQAEIKKSKGHDQKAAAKAALVYTCTVCRTQMPDPKTFKQHFESKHPKSPMPPELVGVEA; encoded by the exons ATGGCCCGTGGGCACCAAAAGTTCCAGTCCCAGCAGAAAAATGCCAAAAAGCAGGCGGAGATCAAGAAGAGTAAAGGCCATGACCAGAAGGCTGCAGCTAAGGCTGCTTTAGTATACACATGCACCGTGTGTCGG acACAAATGCCTGACCCCAAGACCTTTAAGCAGCACTTTGAAAGCAAACATCCAAAGTCTCCAATGCCCCCAGAGTTGGTTGGTGTGGAGGCGTAA